A genomic segment from Corythoichthys intestinalis isolate RoL2023-P3 chromosome 2, ASM3026506v1, whole genome shotgun sequence encodes:
- the gpr61 gene encoding G-protein coupled receptor 61: MEHLITESAYWNTSVPRPPQSNTSGVDVSRSLALCAMLIMDILAVVGNLAMMIVIYKSPHLRKFTFVFHLCLVDLLAALVLMPLGMVPDRLLAVDDALCQSYLCLNVCLVSAAILTICAINVERYYYVMHPMRHEVKMTIGVAAMVLAGIWMKALIMSSLPFLGWLLQGNQDVASSPPHCSLQWEGGRTARLLFMVFSTFIYFLCPMLIILVVYCNMFKVARVAATHHGPLPTWMDAPRQRAESASSQSASLGGTCSRNTHRRTFGSGKVAAILVVVGGQFLCCWLPYFSFHLYLAAVSTSPASLAQLETAVTWIAYFCFTTNPFFYGYLNRQIREEIDRYLAGLFKWARSSQGEQLPSREASIEENFLQFLQGTACNLEPYNSHGGEETEHEGRRESSALRNVPADVRIPGQILEETSEFIQRQILNNQLNTLH; encoded by the coding sequence ATGGAGCACCTTATCACAGAGAGTGCCTACTGGAACACTTCCGTACCCAGACCGCCGCAGTCAAACACTTCCGGAGTAGACGTGAGCCGGTCTCTCGCTCTCTGCGCCATGCTCATCATGGACATCCTGGCCGTGGTGGGGAACCTAGCAATGATGATTGTCATTTACAAATCGCCGCATCTGCGCAAGTTCACTTTTGTCTTCCACTTGTGCTTGGTGGACCTGCTGGCGGCGCTTGTGCTTATGCCCCTCGGGATGGTCCCCGATCGCTTATTAGCGGTGGACGACGCCCTGTGTCAAAGCTACCTCTGCTTGAACGTTTGCCTGGTCAGCGCAGCCATCCTTACCATCTGCGccatcaacgtagagcgatactACTATGTCATGCACCCAATGCGTCACGAAGTGAAGATGACAATAGGGGTGGCGGCAATGGTGCTGGCTGGGATCTGGATGAAAGCTCTCATCATGTCTTCGCTGCCTTTCCTGGGGTGGCTGCTCCAAGGCAACCAGGATGTTGCCTCTAGTCCACCGCACTGCTCCCTCCAATGGGAGGGAGGCAGGACCGCACGCCTGCTCTTCATGGTCTTCTCTACATTCATCTATTTCCTGTGTCCCATGTTGATCATCCTGGTGGTCTATTGCAACATGTTCAAGGTGGCCCGAGTGGCAGCCACGCATCATGGCCCTCTCCCGACTTGGATGGACGCGCCTCGGCAACGCGCCGAGTCTGCCAGCAGCCAGTCCGCCAGTCTTGGCGGGACGTGCTCTCGCAACACCCACCGTCGGACATTCGGCAGTGGGAAGGTCGCGGCGATACTAGTGGTGGTGGGAGGCCAGTTCCTCTGCTGCTGGCTGCCTTATTTTTCGTTCCATCTCTATTTGGCCGCAGTTTCCACCTCTCCTGCCTCACTGGCCCAGTTGGAGACTGCGGTCACGTGGATCGCTTATTTCTGCTTCACCACAAACCCCTTCTTCTACGGCTACCTCAACCGGCAGATTCGGGAGGAGATTGACCGCTACCTGGCTGGCCTGTTCAAGTGGGCCAGATCCAGCCAGGGGGAGCAGCTGCCCAGCCGTGAGGCTTCCATCGAGGAGAACTTCCTGCAGTTCCTTCAGGGCACAGCGTGCAATCTGGAGCCGTATAACTCTCACGGTGGAGAGGAGACGGAACACGAAGGCAGACGGGAATCATCTGCTTTGCGGAACGTGCCAGCTGACGTCCGTATCCCCGGGCAGATTCTTGAAGAGACCTCTGAGTTCATACAACGACAAATACTGAACAATCAGCTAAATACGTTACATTGA